One genomic segment of Clostridium saccharoperbutylacetonicum N1-4(HMT) includes these proteins:
- a CDS encoding flavin reductase family protein, with translation MKKDLGAKTLVYPTPVLVISTYDKEGNSNAMTAAWGGICCSSPPCVAISLRKATYTYDSLMDRKAFTINIPSEKYIKEADYFGMVSGKKEDKFAKTGLTPIKSEFVDAPFIDQFPINIECKIIQINELGLHTQFIGEVMNVKIDDIVHEGDVNQPIIEQIRPLLFAPDSRNYYGVGEQVAKAFSIGKEIK, from the coding sequence ATGAAAAAAGATTTAGGCGCAAAAACTTTGGTTTATCCTACACCGGTTTTGGTTATATCTACTTATGATAAAGAAGGTAATTCCAATGCCATGACTGCCGCTTGGGGTGGGATTTGTTGCTCATCTCCACCTTGCGTGGCAATTTCATTACGCAAAGCTACGTATACCTACGATAGTCTTATGGATAGAAAGGCCTTTACAATAAATATTCCTTCAGAAAAATATATTAAAGAGGCTGATTATTTTGGAATGGTGTCAGGGAAAAAGGAAGATAAGTTTGCAAAGACCGGGCTTACACCGATAAAAAGTGAATTTGTTGATGCTCCTTTTATTGATCAATTTCCAATAAATATAGAGTGTAAAATTATACAAATTAATGAGCTTGGTCTGCATACTCAGTTTATTGGTGAAGTTATGAATGTTAAGATAGATGATATTGTTCACGAAGGCGATGTCAATCAACCGATTATAGAACAAATAAGGCCTTTACTATTTGCTCCAGATAGTAGAAATTACTATGGAGTTGGAGAACAAGTTGCCAAGGCGTTTTCTATAGGTAAGGAGATTAAATAA
- a CDS encoding acetyl-CoA C-acetyltransferase yields the protein MKDVVIVSAVRTAIGAYGKTLKDVPAVELGAIVIKEAVKRANIKPEEINEVIFGNVLQAGLGQNPARQAAVKAGLPVEIPAFTINKVCGSGLRAISLAAQIIKAGDAEAIVVGGMENMSSAPFLLDNARWGQRMGHGEFIDEMIKDGLWDAFNDYHMGVTAENVAEKWNVTREEQDEFSLLSQQKAERAIKNGEFKDEIVPVVIKTKKGEVIFDQDEFPRFGNTIEALRKLKPIFKENGTVTAGNASGLNDGAAALVIMSAEKAKDLGIKPLAKITSYGSAGLDPAIMGYGAFYATKAALDKINLKAEDLDLIEANEAYASQSIAITRDLNLDMDKVNVNGGAIALGHPIGASGARILVTLLHAMEKRDAKKGLATLCIGGGQGTALIVERE from the coding sequence ATGAAAGATGTAGTAATAGTAAGTGCAGTAAGAACTGCAATAGGAGCTTATGGAAAGACTTTGAAAGATGTACCAGCAGTTGAACTAGGAGCAATAGTAATAAAAGAAGCTGTTAAAAGAGCTAATATTAAACCAGAGGAAATTAATGAAGTTATCTTTGGAAATGTACTTCAAGCAGGTCTTGGACAAAATCCAGCAAGACAAGCTGCTGTGAAAGCGGGATTACCTGTAGAAATACCTGCATTTACAATTAATAAGGTTTGTGGTTCAGGCTTAAGAGCTATAAGTTTAGCAGCTCAAATTATAAAAGCTGGTGATGCTGAGGCGATAGTAGTTGGCGGTATGGAAAACATGTCAAGTGCACCATTTTTACTTGATAATGCCAGATGGGGACAAAGAATGGGACATGGCGAATTTATTGATGAAATGATAAAAGATGGTTTATGGGATGCATTTAATGACTATCATATGGGAGTAACTGCAGAAAATGTAGCTGAGAAATGGAATGTGACAAGAGAAGAGCAAGACGAGTTTTCACTATTATCACAACAAAAAGCTGAAAGAGCTATTAAGAATGGAGAGTTTAAAGATGAGATAGTTCCTGTAGTAATTAAAACAAAAAAAGGTGAAGTAATATTTGATCAAGATGAATTTCCTAGGTTTGGTAATACAATAGAAGCACTAAGAAAATTAAAGCCTATTTTTAAAGAAAATGGTACAGTTACAGCAGGAAATGCATCTGGATTAAATGATGGAGCTGCAGCATTAGTAATTATGAGCGCAGAAAAAGCTAAAGATTTAGGAATAAAACCACTAGCTAAAATCACTTCTTATGGTTCAGCAGGCTTAGATCCAGCAATAATGGGATATGGTGCTTTTTATGCAACAAAAGCTGCTTTGGATAAAATCAATTTAAAAGCTGAAGATTTAGATTTAATTGAAGCAAATGAAGCTTATGCATCACAAAGTATAGCAATAACTAGAGATTTAAATTTAGATATGGATAAAGTTAATGTTAATGGTGGAGCTATAGCACTTGGACATCCTATTGGGGCATCTGGGGCACGTATTTTAGTAACCTTGTTACATGCCATGGAAAAAAGAGATGCAAAGAAAGGACTTGCAACCTTGTGTATTGGTGGAGGCCAAGGAACTGCCTTAATCGTTGAAAGAGAATAA
- a CDS encoding winged helix-turn-helix transcriptional regulator — protein sequence MIQYNGKHYICLLDFAMDFIRGKWKAVLLCHLYDKPRRFLELQRITNGISQKVLNEKLKELETEDLVNKQIYAEIPPKVEYYLTEKGRDLTKIIKEIETWSIKYYSHLDSGCK from the coding sequence ATGATACAGTATAATGGCAAACACTACATATGTTTATTAGATTTTGCAATGGATTTTATCAGAGGTAAATGGAAGGCAGTCTTATTATGCCATTTATATGATAAACCTAGAAGATTTCTAGAGCTTCAACGAATAACTAACGGAATAAGTCAGAAGGTATTAAATGAAAAACTTAAGGAATTAGAGACTGAAGACTTAGTTAATAAGCAAATATATGCTGAAATTCCGCCGAAAGTTGAATATTACCTTACTGAAAAAGGAAGAGACCTTACAAAAATCATTAAAGAAATTGAGACTTGGTCTATTAAATATTATTCTCATCTAGATAGTGGCTGCAAATAA
- a CDS encoding flavodoxin family protein has protein sequence MKVVAFNGSPKNNGNTFEAIKAVAKELEKENIEVEIVHVGNKVIRGCMGCGGCGRNMNERCVFQNDEVNDWIQKMKEADGIILGSPVHYSAIAGTMKSFLDRAFYVTSVNNGMLRHKVGASVVAVRRSGGVPTFEQLNNYINYSEMLMPSSNYWNVVHGAKPGEALQDEEGMQIMSVLGKNMAWLMKLVNSGKNNVEENEREDKIFTNFIR, from the coding sequence ATGAAAGTAGTAGCTTTTAATGGAAGTCCTAAAAATAATGGAAATACCTTTGAGGCAATAAAGGCTGTAGCAAAAGAGTTAGAAAAGGAAAACATTGAAGTAGAAATTGTTCATGTTGGAAATAAAGTAATCCGTGGCTGCATGGGCTGCGGTGGATGTGGTAGAAATATGAACGAAAGATGTGTATTTCAGAATGATGAAGTTAATGATTGGATTCAAAAAATGAAAGAAGCAGATGGGATTATTTTAGGTTCTCCTGTACATTATTCAGCTATAGCAGGAACTATGAAATCATTTTTAGATAGGGCATTTTATGTTACATCTGTGAATAATGGAATGCTTAGGCATAAGGTAGGGGCTAGTGTAGTTGCAGTTAGGAGATCTGGTGGGGTTCCAACATTTGAACAATTAAATAATTACATTAATTATTCAGAAATGTTAATGCCATCATCAAATTATTGGAATGTAGTTCATGGTGCAAAACCAGGAGAAGCATTGCAAGATGAAGAAGGAATGCAGATTATGAGTGTTCTAGGAAAAAATATGGCATGGTTAATGAAGCTTGTTAATTCAGGAAAAAATAACGTAGAAGAAAACGAAAGAGAAGATAAAATATTTACAAACTTTATAAGATAA
- a CDS encoding LysR family transcriptional regulator, with amino-acid sequence MDIRHFKTFKGIIEEGNFSNAAMKLGYTQSTVTSQIQQLEQELSIKLFEKIGRNMVLTPVGKELIPYADELLNTVKKIESLGKYGNNITGELKIAVAESLMSYKLQNVLYMFKEKAPNVKLSMVSLNCYDIKNMLASGEADLGLMYNVGSKNESLNAVKLSDFGVALVCSPQFDQEKLDFSKPNQKINTSLIINEVESIYRKILESYFFDKNIFLDNTIELGSIEAIKKCVASNLGISFLPRFTVEEELDSGKLKEIKLDSLDAKVTAIYAYHKNKWISPAMSLFIELVRKDFNIIDIQSKN; translated from the coding sequence ATGGATATCAGACATTTTAAAACCTTTAAAGGCATTATAGAAGAAGGTAATTTTTCAAATGCAGCAATGAAATTAGGTTATACTCAATCCACTGTAACCTCACAAATTCAGCAGCTAGAGCAAGAACTTTCAATCAAGTTATTTGAAAAAATAGGACGTAATATGGTACTGACTCCTGTAGGAAAGGAACTAATCCCATATGCTGATGAACTACTTAATACAGTGAAAAAGATTGAGAGTCTTGGCAAATATGGTAATAATATTACTGGAGAATTAAAAATTGCTGTTGCAGAATCTTTAATGTCTTATAAATTGCAAAACGTATTATATATGTTTAAAGAAAAAGCTCCTAATGTAAAACTTTCTATGGTTTCCCTCAATTGCTATGACATAAAAAATATGTTAGCCAGTGGTGAAGCAGACCTTGGATTAATGTATAATGTAGGAAGTAAGAATGAAAGCTTAAATGCTGTTAAACTTTCTGATTTTGGCGTAGCTTTAGTCTGCTCCCCTCAATTTGATCAAGAAAAATTAGATTTCAGCAAACCTAATCAAAAAATAAATACAAGCCTTATCATTAATGAAGTTGAATCTATTTATCGAAAAATCCTTGAAAGTTATTTTTTTGATAAAAATATATTCTTAGATAATACAATCGAACTTGGGAGTATAGAAGCTATAAAAAAATGTGTTGCAAGTAATCTTGGAATTTCATTTTTACCGCGTTTTACAGTAGAAGAAGAGCTTGATAGTGGAAAGTTAAAGGAAATAAAACTAGACTCTTTAGATGCTAAAGTCACAGCAATTTATGCTTATCACAAAAATAAGTGGATTAGCCCTGCAATGTCCTTATTTATTGAATTAGTAAGAAAAGATTTTAATATTATAGATATCCAAAGCAAGAATTAG
- a CDS encoding GNAT family N-acetyltransferase, producing MEMEIRLAYENKMEIKELFLEYTEMLVENDPDFAKYLEVQNYDSELEHLADKYGLPEGRLYIVKVENEVAGCIGLRKIDNENCEMKRLYVRPKFRGHQIANKLVEMIIADAKEIGYRYMLLDTLPFLEGAIYLYKKFGFHEIESYNNSPMNTSIYMKLALQR from the coding sequence ATGGAGATGGAAATTAGACTTGCATATGAAAATAAAATGGAAATTAAAGAGCTGTTTTTAGAATACACAGAAATGCTGGTTGAAAATGACCCGGATTTTGCAAAATATTTAGAAGTGCAGAACTATGATTCAGAACTTGAACATTTAGCAGATAAATATGGATTACCAGAGGGGAGGTTATATATAGTAAAAGTTGAAAATGAAGTAGCTGGCTGTATTGGTTTAAGGAAAATAGATAATGAAAACTGTGAGATGAAGAGATTATATGTTAGGCCTAAATTTCGTGGACATCAAATTGCCAATAAGTTAGTAGAAATGATAATTGCTGATGCTAAAGAAATTGGATATAGATATATGCTTTTGGATACATTACCTTTTTTAGAAGGAGCTATATATTTATATAAGAAATTTGGATTTCATGAAATTGAATCATATAACAATAGCCCAATGAATACCTCAATTTATATGAAGCTAGCTTTGCAAAGATAA
- a CDS encoding AraC family transcriptional regulator, producing the protein MLEQKCQEEYIRRIHKVQDYIEHHLGEHLSIEELSKAAGFSKFHFSRIFQGILHESLAHYVNRLRMEKALFLLAYREDKNMTNIAYELGYTDSAVFSRAFKNYYDKSPSEYRKKYSKNCKASFLLSEYNKVTAKKEWEDNLFPVTGQITITNLEEKRVAYVRHTGTYEILAKEYANLMQLLFAHAKGQKFFVEGQSWLIVMYHDNPEFGEESQFRTSLCLTMPENIQIKEDGILGTMKLEGGLYAVGHFQIQQKQYCDAWNYMYQKWLTSSGYVPRNSYPFEVYRNDPHANESHIHEVDIYVPIEPILF; encoded by the coding sequence ATGTTAGAACAAAAATGCCAAGAAGAATACATACGAAGAATTCATAAAGTGCAGGATTATATCGAGCATCATTTAGGAGAACACTTGTCCATTGAGGAACTTTCAAAGGCTGCAGGATTTTCCAAATTTCATTTCAGTCGTATTTTTCAAGGAATTTTGCATGAGTCTTTAGCTCATTATGTGAACAGGCTTCGCATGGAGAAAGCACTTTTTTTGTTGGCATATAGGGAAGATAAAAATATGACAAATATTGCATATGAACTTGGTTATACTGATTCAGCCGTATTTTCACGTGCATTTAAGAATTATTATGATAAGAGTCCAAGCGAATATAGGAAGAAATATAGCAAGAATTGCAAAGCTTCTTTTTTATTGTCTGAGTATAATAAGGTCACAGCGAAGAAAGAATGGGAAGACAATTTGTTTCCTGTGACTGGGCAGATTACTATTACAAATTTAGAAGAAAAGCGGGTTGCGTATGTGAGACATACAGGGACTTATGAGATATTGGCAAAAGAGTATGCAAATCTGATGCAGCTGTTATTTGCTCATGCAAAAGGGCAGAAATTTTTTGTAGAGGGTCAGAGCTGGCTGATTGTCATGTATCATGACAATCCTGAATTTGGAGAGGAGAGCCAGTTTCGTACAAGTTTATGTCTAACGATGCCAGAGAATATTCAAATTAAGGAAGATGGAATCCTTGGGACTATGAAGTTAGAAGGCGGTTTGTATGCAGTTGGACATTTTCAGATTCAGCAGAAACAATACTGTGATGCCTGGAATTATATGTATCAGAAATGGTTAACAAGTAGTGGTTATGTTCCAAGAAACTCATATCCCTTTGAAGTATATCGCAACGATCCGCATGCCAATGAGAGTCATATCCATGAAGTAGATATATATGTTCCAATTGAGCCCATTCTTTTCTAA
- a CDS encoding TetR/AcrR family transcriptional regulator, whose translation MGRSKEFDENVVLQKAMELFWKQGYEKTSLNDLVEHMGIHRRSLYDTFGDKRTLFLKTMDFYEELIRNKIQAGVLKAETAKQAIRFIFDFIIEGYEDKQWGCLTVNSATELALMDKEIKERIERTFMQTEQLLADLIRKGQQAGEISREYEPEVLAEVLHNTLHGIRVQLRISASKEKLHRIGNFFMDLLNK comes from the coding sequence ATGGGACGAAGTAAAGAATTTGATGAAAATGTAGTTCTTCAAAAAGCAATGGAATTGTTTTGGAAACAAGGCTATGAAAAGACATCTTTGAATGATTTAGTAGAGCATATGGGAATCCATCGTAGAAGTTTATATGATACCTTTGGTGATAAGCGTACATTATTTTTAAAAACGATGGATTTTTATGAAGAATTAATAAGAAATAAAATACAGGCTGGAGTTTTAAAGGCAGAAACTGCAAAACAAGCTATACGATTTATCTTTGATTTTATTATCGAAGGATATGAAGATAAACAATGGGGATGCTTAACTGTTAATTCGGCTACAGAGCTAGCTCTTATGGATAAAGAGATAAAAGAAAGAATAGAAAGAACCTTTATGCAAACAGAACAACTCCTTGCTGATCTTATTCGAAAAGGGCAACAAGCAGGTGAAATTTCAAGGGAGTATGAGCCAGAAGTTTTAGCAGAAGTACTTCATAATACCTTACATGGAATTCGTGTACAGCTAAGAATATCAGCCAGCAAAGAAAAATTACATCGTATTGGGAATTTTTTTATGGATTTGTTAAATAAATAA
- a CDS encoding nitroreductase family protein, with amino-acid sequence MSLITVNEEKCIKCGMCVVECPTGVLKLEADGPKEVNPNACLECGHCVAVCPKEAIDNKKSPLAMQNEIGEIKKLDPEEAKNFIRTRRSIRSYKNIPVEREKLLQLVDVAHLAPTASNSQGVSFLIVDDKKRIELAVEECINWFDSNETLSKMLNGMISGYKKNKVDTILRDAPSIILTLADKDFRNGRENSILSLSYLELYAPSLGLGSCWAGIFEICALNDNSPMYKLFNIPENKKITGVVMVGYPKHSFKRFTERKPLEASFYEN; translated from the coding sequence ATGAGTTTAATAACTGTAAATGAAGAAAAATGTATAAAATGTGGAATGTGTGTGGTGGAATGTCCAACAGGAGTATTAAAACTAGAAGCTGATGGTCCAAAAGAAGTTAATCCTAATGCATGTTTAGAATGTGGTCATTGCGTAGCTGTATGTCCTAAAGAAGCTATAGATAATAAGAAATCGCCATTAGCTATGCAAAATGAGATAGGAGAAATCAAAAAATTAGATCCAGAAGAAGCAAAGAATTTTATTCGAACACGTCGTTCTATTCGTTCATATAAAAATATACCAGTTGAAAGAGAAAAGTTATTGCAGCTTGTTGATGTTGCTCATTTAGCACCAACTGCAAGTAATTCACAAGGTGTATCGTTCTTAATAGTAGATGATAAAAAAAGAATTGAATTAGCAGTTGAAGAATGTATTAACTGGTTTGATAGTAATGAAACTTTGAGTAAGATGTTGAATGGAATGATTAGTGGTTATAAGAAGAATAAAGTTGATACAATCTTAAGAGATGCACCTAGTATAATTTTAACCTTAGCTGATAAAGACTTTCGTAATGGTAGAGAAAATTCAATTCTCTCATTATCATATCTAGAATTATATGCGCCATCACTTGGCCTTGGTTCATGCTGGGCAGGGATATTTGAAATTTGTGCACTTAATGATAATTCACCAATGTACAAGCTTTTTAATATTCCAGAAAATAAGAAAATAACAGGAGTAGTAATGGTAGGATATCCTAAGCATAGTTTTAAAAGATTTACAGAAAGAAAACCATTAGAAGCTTCATTTTATGAAAATTAA
- a CDS encoding SLC13 family permease — protein MKTMSNALNEFKIFFLNKNCEIVLEKLSKIKTFLVNDCFLSISLFAAIVTSFFNTPNWGYVDFKVIICLFELMIIVKAFEEYSLINHLSLLILNRCKNERILLQVLCLFAFISSMFLTNDVALMAVTPLLINISRKSGYNIILPTILITISANLGSCATPIGNPQNLYIFSHYQLHIGNFFSYSLPICIVSLFLLLCITFFFSPKQISFSMKDASVLEKKKIIVFSALFVLLILNILGTIPYYITLPILILVTLILNKSLLKKLDYGLLITFVCFFISVGNISNIAAIRNFLTVLTNTSTNIYLSSLLLSQIISNVPSSILLAPFSFDWHALFYGVTIGGLGTPIASLASIISYKILILEYPNKKKEYLSKFLLLNFFCLLIIGLIFYIYIQLN, from the coding sequence ATGAAAACTATGTCAAATGCTTTGAATGAATTTAAAATATTCTTTTTAAATAAAAACTGTGAAATTGTGCTTGAAAAACTATCAAAAATAAAAACATTCTTGGTAAATGATTGTTTTTTATCCATTTCCTTATTTGCTGCCATTGTAACTTCATTTTTTAACACTCCTAATTGGGGATACGTAGATTTTAAGGTGATTATTTGCTTGTTTGAATTGATGATTATAGTGAAAGCTTTTGAAGAATATTCTTTAATTAATCACTTATCCTTATTGATTTTGAATCGGTGTAAAAACGAAAGAATTTTACTTCAAGTTTTGTGTTTGTTTGCTTTTATATCTTCCATGTTTTTAACTAATGATGTAGCACTAATGGCAGTTACTCCATTATTAATCAACATTTCTAGGAAATCTGGTTATAATATTATTTTACCAACTATTCTTATAACTATTTCCGCAAACCTTGGAAGCTGTGCTACACCAATTGGAAATCCTCAAAATCTATATATTTTTTCACATTATCAATTGCATATTGGAAACTTTTTTTCTTATTCATTACCAATTTGTATTGTAAGTTTATTTTTACTTCTTTGCATAACTTTCTTTTTTAGTCCAAAACAAATTTCCTTTAGTATGAAGGATGCATCAGTACTTGAAAAAAAGAAAATAATCGTGTTTTCAGCATTATTTGTTTTACTTATACTTAATATTCTTGGTACTATACCTTATTATATTACCTTACCTATTTTAATATTGGTGACACTTATTTTAAATAAAAGCCTATTGAAAAAACTTGATTATGGATTATTGATTACTTTTGTTTGTTTTTTCATTTCAGTAGGCAATATATCTAACATTGCAGCAATACGTAATTTTCTAACGGTTTTAACTAATACCTCAACAAATATTTATTTATCCTCATTACTATTAAGTCAAATCATAAGTAATGTTCCAAGCAGTATTTTGCTTGCTCCTTTTTCATTCGATTGGCATGCATTATTCTATGGAGTAACTATTGGCGGGTTGGGTACGCCTATTGCCTCACTGGCAAGTATTATTTCTTACAAGATTTTGATTCTTGAATATCCTAATAAAAAGAAGGAATACCTATCAAAGTTTCTATTATTGAACTTTTTTTGCCTACTAATTATAGGATTGATTTTTTACATCTATATTCAATTAAATTAG
- a CDS encoding epoxyqueuosine reductase codes for MTLLADQIKNAALNFGYEKCGIIKISDIDGYKEKLEERIEKVPEAKGFYQGQYRFTQLKDTYPWAKSIVICVRKYGKYHIPEHLKGMIAKYYLVDGRKDENSKDFQDSLKYEKYMKDLGLRAETERGFGLVPLRFAAMKAGLGIVRKNNFFYTESGSTVYLEAWLIDKELENIETPKVRPCSEKCNLCMKACPSASLSKPYTMNPIACVSCITTFMGRDMPNEKYKEQIGAWVYGCDACQDVCPMNKNSWKEIEEFPNLQELSEQISLEKILKMDYSYLEEVMQAKFWYIDKASVWKWKVNAINAMVNNYEEHYRDHILEACKDSNLKVREMAEWAVNKLELQ; via the coding sequence ATGACTTTATTAGCAGATCAAATAAAGAATGCTGCATTAAATTTTGGATATGAAAAATGTGGGATCATTAAAATATCTGACATAGATGGATATAAAGAAAAACTTGAGGAACGAATTGAAAAGGTTCCAGAAGCTAAAGGTTTTTACCAAGGTCAGTATCGTTTTACACAGCTTAAAGATACTTATCCTTGGGCTAAATCAATTGTAATATGTGTGAGAAAATATGGAAAATATCATATTCCAGAGCATTTAAAAGGTATGATTGCAAAATACTATTTGGTTGATGGAAGAAAAGATGAGAATTCTAAAGATTTTCAAGATAGTTTAAAATATGAAAAATACATGAAAGATTTAGGACTTAGAGCAGAAACTGAAAGAGGATTTGGTCTTGTACCATTACGTTTTGCAGCTATGAAAGCAGGGCTTGGAATAGTTCGAAAGAATAATTTCTTTTATACTGAAAGTGGCTCCACAGTGTATTTGGAAGCATGGCTTATTGATAAGGAATTAGAAAATATAGAAACACCAAAGGTAAGGCCTTGTTCTGAGAAGTGTAATCTATGCATGAAGGCGTGTCCTTCAGCTTCTTTATCAAAACCATATACAATGAATCCTATAGCTTGTGTATCTTGCATAACTACCTTTATGGGAAGAGATATGCCCAATGAAAAATATAAAGAACAAATAGGAGCTTGGGTTTATGGCTGCGATGCGTGCCAAGATGTTTGTCCTATGAATAAAAACAGTTGGAAGGAAATAGAAGAGTTCCCTAATTTGCAAGAATTAAGTGAACAAATATCTCTAGAAAAAATTCTTAAAATGGACTATTCCTATTTAGAAGAAGTGATGCAGGCTAAGTTTTGGTATATAGATAAAGCAAGTGTTTGGAAATGGAAAGTTAATGCTATTAATGCAATGGTAAATAACTATGAGGAGCACTATAGAGATCATATATTGGAGGCTTGTAAAGATAGTAATTTGAAAGTTCGTGAAATGGCTGAGTGGGCAGTTAATAAATTGGAACTACAATAA
- a CDS encoding winged helix-turn-helix transcriptional regulator, whose amino-acid sequence MKNELNANQPNYHETCPIIDALEVIGGKWKIPIMSVIYNKKSIRYNELKRNIPGITNIMLTRSLRSLEEQGLVKRLEYSSIPPHVEYSLTDICEELVPALEILNEWGKKLSRQ is encoded by the coding sequence ATGAAAAATGAACTAAATGCAAATCAACCTAATTATCATGAAACTTGCCCTATTATTGATGCGCTCGAAGTGATTGGAGGAAAATGGAAAATACCAATTATGTCGGTAATATACAACAAAAAAAGTATTAGATATAATGAGCTTAAGCGAAATATCCCCGGAATCACTAATATTATGCTGACTCGCTCTTTACGATCCCTAGAAGAACAAGGTCTTGTAAAAAGATTAGAGTACAGCAGTATTCCACCACATGTGGAATATTCACTGACAGATATTTGTGAAGAGTTGGTTCCTGCATTAGAAATTTTAAATGAATGGGGTAAAAAGTTATCTCGTCAGTAA
- a CDS encoding MarR family winged helix-turn-helix transcriptional regulator: MDTNTIDEKNEKDEEIIISSDELLITLNKFINMYQRSLYKARAHYTPYRGQVRLLNIIAQNDGLIQKELTEILDIRSATLSELLDKLERSNLIKRTKDEVDKRKMRVFLTSEGLDFLKKFENQNDISEQVFETLSSEEKYSFYNTIKKLCTHFEAQAILEDYDLNEPLPPHMREHIPPHERDGHPPKPPHHHK; the protein is encoded by the coding sequence ATGGATACTAACACTATTGATGAAAAGAACGAAAAGGATGAAGAAATAATTATCTCATCTGATGAATTATTAATCACACTAAACAAATTTATAAATATGTACCAGAGAAGTTTGTATAAAGCACGAGCTCATTATACACCTTATCGTGGTCAAGTTAGACTTTTAAATATTATAGCTCAAAATGATGGACTCATCCAAAAAGAGCTTACTGAAATCTTAGATATTAGATCAGCAACATTATCAGAGCTACTAGATAAATTGGAACGTTCCAATCTTATTAAAAGGACAAAAGATGAAGTGGATAAGCGTAAAATGCGTGTATTTTTAACCTCTGAGGGTTTAGATTTTTTAAAAAAATTTGAAAACCAAAATGATATTTCAGAACAAGTATTTGAGACTCTATCCAGTGAAGAAAAATATTCATTTTATAACACAATTAAAAAGCTTTGTACTCACTTCGAAGCACAAGCTATTCTTGAGGATTATGATTTAAATGAACCATTACCACCTCATATGAGAGAACATATTCCACCTCATGAAAGAGATGGCCATCCTCCAAAGCCTCCACACCACCATAAATAA
- the arr gene encoding NAD(+)--rifampin ADP-ribosyltransferase has protein sequence MTLDKGPFYHGTKAKLEVGALIKIGFSSNYGVGKKANFVYMTATLDAAIWGAELAIGDGNERIYIVEPTGEFENDPNLTDKKFSGNPTRSYRTRFPLKVVGEISKWKGHSPEALKNMKDNLNKLKEQGIEAINE, from the coding sequence ATGACTTTGGATAAAGGACCATTTTATCATGGAACGAAGGCAAAACTCGAAGTAGGGGCTTTAATTAAAATAGGATTTTCATCTAATTATGGTGTAGGTAAGAAAGCTAATTTTGTTTATATGACAGCAACTTTAGATGCTGCAATTTGGGGAGCAGAGCTAGCAATTGGTGATGGCAATGAAAGAATCTATATAGTTGAACCTACTGGCGAATTTGAAAATGACCCTAATTTGACTGATAAAAAGTTCTCAGGAAATCCTACACGTTCCTACCGTACAAGGTTTCCTTTGAAAGTTGTTGGTGAAATAAGTAAATGGAAAGGGCATTCACCAGAAGCACTTAAAAATATGAAAGATAATTTAAATAAGCTTAAAGAACAAGGAATTGAAGCTATAAATGAGTAA